A region of Argentina anserina chromosome 5, drPotAnse1.1, whole genome shotgun sequence DNA encodes the following proteins:
- the LOC126793769 gene encoding LEAF RUST 10 DISEASE-RESISTANCE LOCUS RECEPTOR-LIKE PROTEIN KINASE-like 1.2 isoform X2: protein MHPKMNHFQLCVFCIIFTTLVSRAFSVDSSYYEACKPQTCGNGPNISYPFWLSDQQESYCGYPSFKLVCKDKNPVLTISDFDYIIKEIFYSNHSFLVANSVVYEDECPLPLHNISLDRTPFNYSSNSLDFSLFYNCSQEPAADYYMLIYPISCASSSTSHYFATIHKEVLKNMNRTLLDSCESSVDAPVDYIEAAGVHTMLKMSYIDILKMGFLLNWTAKNCSNCERSGGRCGFDHNEFICFCSDRSHDKTCDDDSKFNLKRKIVIGVCSVIGTIAIMSSIFFIWQRRNKNLIGPSSYASRSIFSKSYSRSDAEKGSAYLGVHVFTYKELAQATNNFDSSKELGDGGFCTVYYGKVRDGRSVAVKRLYETNDKRVEQFMNEIEILARLRHQNLVLLYGCTSHHSRELLLVYEYVPNGTLADHLHGGKAKPGALPWRTRINIAVETATALSYLHASEIIHRDVKTTNILLDNNFCVKVADFGLSRLFPTDVTHISTAPQGTPGYVDPDYNQCYQLTTKSDVYSFGVVLVELISSLPAVDITRCRHEINLSNMAINKIQKHALHELVDPSLGYESDFRVRKMINAVAELAFQCLQIETEMRPSMVDVENELKRIQSDDFSKEKAEEIDISADEVLLLKSGHLLPSPDSVTLKLG from the exons ATGCACCCCAAAATGAATCACTTccagttatgtgttttttgtATCATCTTCACAACCTTGGTCAGTCGAGCCTTTTCTGTAGACTCGAGCTACTATGAAGCTTGCAAGCCTCAGACATGTGGGAATGGTCCGAATATAAGCTACCCTTTTTGGCTTTCGGATCAACAAGAATCCTACTGTGGCTATCCTAGTTTCAAGCTAGTCTGCAAGGACAAAAATCCAGTACTTACTATTTCCGACTTTGATTATATCATCAAAGAAATCTTTTACTCAAACCATTCGTTTCTCGTAGCTAACTCTGTTGTCTATGAAGATGAATGTCCTCTCCCTCTACATAACATCAGCCTTGATAGAACACCTTTCAATTATAGTTCCAATAGTCTTGATTTTTCCTTGTTCTACAACTGCTCACAAGAACCAGCTGCAGACTATTACATGCTTATATACCCTATTAGCTGTGCTAGCAGTTCCACCTCTCATTATTTTGCTACTATTCACAAAGAGGTGCTGAAGAACATGAACCGTACATTATTAGACTCCTGTGAGTCATCTGTTGATGCACCGGTGGATTATATTGAGGCTGCTGGTGTGCATACCATGTTGAAGATGAGCTATATTGATATCTTGAAGATGGGGTTCCTTTTGAATTGGACTGCAAAAAATTGCAGCAATTGTGAGAGGAGTGGTGGGCGCTGTGGATTCGATCACAATGAGTTTATCTGTTTTTGCAGCGATAGGTCTCATGACAAAACCTGTGATGATG ACTCTAAATTCAACTTGAAACGGAAGATTGTCATAG GTGTTTGCTCGGTTATTGGAACTATTGCTATAATGTCCTCCATTTTCTTTATATGGCAACGCCGCAACAAAAATCTAATTGGTCCATCCTCCTATGCATCTCGAAGCATATTTTCTAAAAGCTATTCCAGAAGTGATGCTGAGAAGGGAAGTGCGTACCTTGGCGTTCATGTCTTCACCTACAAGGAACTTGCACAAGCAACAAACAATTTCGATTCATCAAAAGAACTTGGTGATGGAGGGTTTTGCACAGTGTACTATG GAAAAGTCCGTGATGGGCGATCAGTTGCTGTCAAGCGTCTATATGAAACCAATGACAAAAGAGTTGAGCAgttcatgaatgaaattgaaattttagcTCGCCTTCGCCACCAAAACCTTGTCTTACTATATGGATGCACATCTCATCACAGCCGTGAACTCCTCCTTGTATATGAATATGTTCCTAATGGAACTCTTGCTGACCATCTTCATGGTGGAAAAGCAAAACCTGGTGCACTGCCATGGCGTACTCGAATCAACATTGCTGTAGAAACTGCAACTGCATTGTCCTATCTTCATGCGTCTGAGATTATCCACCGAGATGTGAAAACCACTAACATTCTCCTTGACAACAATTTTTGTGTCAAAGTAGCAGATTTTGGACTATCTCGTCTCTTCCCAACAGATGTCACTCATATCTCTACTGCTCCCCAAGGAACTCCAGGTTATGTCGATCCGGATTATAACCAATGCTACCAGCTTACTACCAAGAGTGATGTCTATAGCTTCGGAGTAGTCTTGGTTGAACTCATATCATCCTTGCCTGCTGTTGATATCACAAGGTGTCGGCATGAGATCAATTTGTCGAATATGGCCATTAACAAGATTCAGAAACATGCATTGCATGAGCTTGTGGATCCATCCCTGGGGTATGAATCAGACTTTAGAGTACGAAAAATGATCAATGCAGTGGCAGAATTAGCATTTCAGTGCCTGCAAATTGAGACCGAGATGCGACCTTCTATGGTTGATGTGGAAAACGAACTGAAGAGGATACAGAGTGATGATTTTAGCAAAGAAAAGGCAGAGGAAATTGATATTTCAGCTGACGAAGTTCTGCTGCTAAAAAGTGGTCATCTGCTACCTTCACCAGATTCTGTAACATTAAAATTGGGTTAG